A region from the Pseudomonas sp. P8_229 genome encodes:
- a CDS encoding TetR/AcrR family transcriptional regulator: MAIKEGLRPGGRSARVQESIHSAVRALLQEQERSTVTVPQIAARAGVTPSTIYRRWGDLAALLADVALARMRPDSEPAVTGDLRGDIRAWAEQYLDEMSSEPGRNMMRDVQASATPGYCVTILGAQLQTIIDRHPDEAAPSVDRLINLVVAPVVFRILFSAAALEVEELHRLIDIALQQG; the protein is encoded by the coding sequence ATGGCTATTAAAGAAGGTTTACGCCCCGGCGGCCGTAGCGCCCGGGTGCAAGAGTCGATTCATTCGGCAGTCCGCGCACTTCTGCAAGAACAGGAGCGCAGCACCGTGACTGTGCCGCAAATCGCTGCACGCGCCGGCGTGACGCCCTCGACGATCTATCGACGCTGGGGTGATCTGGCGGCGTTGCTCGCGGACGTCGCCCTCGCCCGCATGCGCCCCGACAGCGAACCGGCCGTGACTGGTGATCTGCGCGGTGATATCCGCGCCTGGGCCGAGCAGTATCTCGACGAGATGAGTTCCGAGCCCGGGCGCAACATGATGCGCGACGTGCAGGCCAGCGCCACGCCGGGGTATTGCGTGACGATCCTCGGTGCGCAGTTGCAGACCATCATTGACCGCCACCCGGACGAAGCGGCGCCGAGCGTTGACCGGTTGATCAATCTGGTGGTGGCGCCGGTGGTGTTCCGGATTCTGTTTTCGGCGGCGGCACTGGAGGTCGAAGAGTTGCATCGGTTGATTGATATCGCGCTGCAGCAGGGCTGA